From the Pediococcus acidilactici genome, the window TTCTCATGGAAATTCCACCCTAATTGATTCATCTTTTTCAACAACTAATTCTGACAGTAGCATGTACTTGATTGTATTCTGCCAAAACGATTTTTTCATTTGTTTAAACGAGTTCATAGCTTCCTTTTCATATTCAAAAACTGGATTATGTTGTCCCAAGGCACGATTACTTACCACCTTTTTTAACTGTGACAAGTTGTCTACCTGTTCAATCCACGCCACGTCAAGAGCCTTCAAGACTGATAAGCGTTTTAAATAATTTTGCTGGAATTTAGTGCTTAAAATCGTTTTTTGTTGTTCCCATTTTTGTTTTGCAATTCCTGAAACATATTGTTCAAGTTGGCTAGGCTCATTCAAAATATTTTGGTCAAAATGATTATCACTATAGTTGTAATTTAAGTTATTAACAATAAAATCTGTTAATTTATCTCTAGTAATATCCTTCTCGCGTGCATATAGTTTGAAGAAATCCTCCCAAATTCTTTGAGTAATCTCCCCCAATTCGCCATCGGCCATTACGTAGTCCCGAAAACTATAAATCATTTCACGCTGAATCCGTAAAATATCATCCATTTTGACCGAGCTTTTCCGCCCAGACTCAGCTTTGGCATCCGCTGCTTGTTGTGCCCGTTCAACAATGTTCTTTGCTCTTCGTCCCCTCAGTGGTTCACCAAACTTTCGACGACCATTTTTAAGATCTTGTTCCAGTCTAATCCGATATTTTTCCACCCATTCGGGAGCGTTTTCAATAACTACTTTGTCATCCAGTGAGACCAAAAAAATACTTTCTCCCGGATCACCTTGTCGACCCGCACGTCCACGTAACTGATCATCTACCCGGCGACTATTCATTCGTTCGGTCCCAATTACTAACAAACCGCCCTTTTCTTTCACGCCTGGGCCAAGCTTGATATCGGTTCCCCGACCTGCCATTGAGGTCGCAACGGTAATTGCACCCGCTTGTCCAGCATCAGCTACAATTAACGCTTCTTTAGATTCACTTTGCGCGTTTAAGACGTTATGCACGATTCCGTTCTTAAGGAGAACCCTTGAGTATAACCTTGATAGTGATAAAGAACCGGTCTTTAGTAAAACTGGTCGTTGAATTTCATAAGCTTCCTTAACCATCTTTACGGTAGCTTGAATTTTTTCGTCCATAGTCGCGTAAACAACATCTGGTCGGTCGATACGAATATTCGGCTTATGAGTAGGTACTTTCAAAACAGGTAAATTGTAAACTTCCATAAATTCTCTAGCAGAGGTAATCGCCGTTCCCGTCATACCAGAAAGCTTTTTAAACATTTTAAAAAAGTTTTGTAAAGTAATCGAAGCCATTGCTCGTGTTTGATCACTGAGTGTAACTTCTTCTTTAGCTTCCATTGCTTGGTGAATCCCCGATTCTCGTTTCATTCCGGTAAGCGCGCGGCCATTCTCGCTATCTAATAACAAAACTTGATTATCAACCACTACGTAATCTTGATTTCTTTTTATAGTGTAATTAGCCTGCAAAGCTAACACGAGGTGGCGGTACAAGTCTGACCATTTTTTTGAAATCAGATTTTCTATCCCTAGATACTCTTCTAAATGTTGAATCCCTTTCTTGGTAAACCAAACATTTTTTAAATCATCACTGAATTCATAATCCTTATCCTTCTGTAAGCTCTTTACAATTCGGTCAGTAGAATTAAAAAGATTAGACTGGACACGTGGTGATCCTGAAATAACTAAGGGAGTTTGGGCAGCATCAAGCAACACAGAATCAACTTCATCGACCAACGCAAAATTTAAATCATTAAGTTTCTTGTCACTAGCATTTTCCACTAGGTTATCAGTTAAATAATCAAAGCCAATGGCACTATTGGTTGTATAAACAATGTCGTTACTATAAACTTCGTGCATATCTAACTCTTCATCATCAGGACTTACCCCTGCTGCACTAGTTAACCCCATCCAATGATAAACTTTACCAATCTCTTCGGCGTCCCGGTTTGCCAAGTAACCGTTTACCGTAACCAAAAAATTCCCCGGTCCAGTTAGCCCATTTAAGTACATCGGCATGGTCGCAGTTAAGGTTTTCCCTTCTCCAGTGTTCATTTGTGCTACCGCACCATAATGTAAAATCACTCCGCCTAACACCTGATTTTCAAACGGCTTTAGCCCTAAAATTCGATAGTCAGCTTCACGGATGGTTGCGTAAGCATCTATCAAAATTGAATCTAAACTTGCCCCTTGCGCTAGTTTTTCCCTAAATATCGTAGTCTTTGCTTGTAATTGTTCATCTGTTAGCTTTTGATATTCTTCGTCCAAAGCTAAAATCTTTTTAGTGATTTTCGAATACTTTCTAAGTCGAAAGTCATTAAAATCGAATCTCATCTGTCTACCTCTATTCTTTATCGTACATACAATGTATCACACCAGGTTAATTTTTTACAGTCGGTATGTTACACCGCGTTAATTTTTTATATTTTTACATAAAACTATTTACTTTTACGAAAAAAATTGTTTAAATAGCATCAAGGTAACTCACAGTTAAAGGAGGTTTTCATCATTAATAATTCATCTGATCGAAACAGTCATCTGCTTGAAAAAGATATCGAAAAACGGGTGTCTTACGAGAAGGATATTCAGACTCCTCCACGTTCACAACATAAAAAGCGCGGTAGCGCACCAGAAAAATTCATTTCTATCATTTTCTTCTTAGTTGTTTTGAGTAATATGGTTTATATGGCCATAGCTTTTATAAAACATTAATTATGTAAGTAAATGCCCTTTCGATATTTTAGCTTGTGGACCACCATTTCCGTTTGGTGGTCCCTTTTTAATAAATATTGTTTTATAAATTGGCAAATGTTTTCATAAATTAACACACTTGATTTATATTACCCTTTAATGTTACACCCTTAACCAAGATTGTCTGTCTCAACATTTTTAAAAAATGACATAAATAAAAAACTCGTTTTTCCTGCTAACTAAATTTATTATCCTGGGACTAATTTTTTCCAAATAAAAAAGCCTTAAAATCATTGGCTACTGCACCCCTAATTTCAAAGCCATTCATTATACATCCCAATTACGCGATATGATTTATCGGTAATGTAAGGATACTATCTAATCTCAATTACTTATAGGACCAGCTTAGACCACTACGCAATCATACAAATTCACTCAACATGAAAGCATTCTTTTATTGAAATGCCAGTAGTCTTAACAGTAGCACCAATTAATTAGGACACATTTGTGCATATAGCAATTCTACTTATGTTTAAACCATGCACTACTATGCTCTTGAAAGCCGTTAAAAATAGTACTTACCTTACGCCCATGGATTAGACGCGTGCTAAAATACCGGTATGCTACATAGTTAGAAATCAACATTTCAAAATTTCCCACACTGTAAGAGTCATCCCCTTGTTTGACTCTTAATTCCGCGTCGGTAATTAATTTAACCATAATTCCTAAATATTCAATTAAGATGTCCCGCGTTCCTACCATTATCCCCAAATTTAAGATTGTTAAGTTATTATTTTCCCAAATAAAATCCTTCATATAAGTTGGAGCCGCGTTATCGATGATGATTGATGTATTAAAAAGTGACGTAGTTTCATCACCCATATATAAAATTCCATCTTGAACATCGTCAAATGGATAATTAAGCATGGTAACGTCTCCGGCATCAGTTAGCGCCGCTTTTTCAATCTCCGGATGGGCCTTTAAAAAATCGAATGCCATCAAAATCCGATAAAAATATAAAGTTAGATTTGGATAGTGTTCAAATAAATCAAGGTGAGTAATTGTTACACCGTCACCTACGTCGTCTCGGCTTGGCCCATTTGTTAATACGTAATAAGGAACCTTAAAATGCGCTAAAGAGTCCGTCTGTTTCTTTACCTTTTCAGCAATATCAATTTTACTATTATCTTTGTGATAAAGGATCTCATCCATATTGACGATAAATTCACTTATCACGACGTTTGGTTCAACTTTCATGTAAAACTCCCTTATTTATACTTGGTCTTGGTAATTATACTAGACGTTAAAATTCCATCGCGTTAATTATAACCTCTATATAGTGGCTTGTCTACGGTACCAGTAAGAAGCTCTTTTGCAAAATGCGATTCCCAAATTTTCTCTCCAACGGTGGTTTGTAGTTAAATAAAACGGGCTTAGTTACCATGGTAACCAAACCCGTTTTGTAGATGATAAAAGTTATTCTGTTATTTTGACAAGTTAACTCGTTTAGTTAGCTTGAGCTCCGCACTTGTTGCAGAACTTAGCTCCTTCAGCAAGTGGTGCGCCACAACTACCACAAAATGCGCTTGCTTGGGGAGCAGCATTATTTGCATCCCCACTTACAGCGTTAACAATTTGTTGTGTGTTTTGGGTTCCTTGTTGGATTGTGCGGTCTGTTTGTGCTCTCACGTTGCGGTCCGCTTGATATGTAGCTAATTTTTGGGTAATTTTTTCTTCTAATTCTTCGCTATGATGTGCTTCGAAGAAAGGTAAGTCAATTGTCTTACTAATTCCGGAGCGTTCGTAGTTAAACGTGGTTCTAATCCCACTACCAATTAAAAGTACCCCAACTAAAATTGCAATTAAAGCCGTAAAGAATGATGAACCCATGAAAGCTACTTCAACAGCCGCAATTAATAATCCTAAAAAGATTGAGCTCAACTTATATGATTTTGATGTGTATACGTTAGTAATTCCTGAAAGTGGGGATGAGTCCTTTTGCTTCCCAGCAGGAATCAAACCAAAGAAAATCGTATTTGGCATATTTACCCGTAGGAAGGCGTCATCTATTGTAATACTCCCCTTTATCCAAAACGCCAATAAACTAACAGAAAACGCATCGCTATCGTTTTCAACAACTGCAGATTGTACCATTATTATTCCTCCTAAATTAACAGTTATAACAATTATATATTCATATAAGACGCTTTGTAAACCTCTTTCCTAAAAAAGCGCGGTTTAAAATCTAGTTTTTCCCGATTGCTAACCAAAAAAAGCTAGGAAAGTTGCTTAACCTTCCTAGCTTCTTTAGTTACTAACTATCCTTGATATCCAATTGTCATTCCGATAATTAAGATGACCAAAACAATTGTCGTGATGGTTACGTATAGTCGATCGCCTTCCTTAGCAAAGGCGTAAATCGACACCACTACCCGTAAAACTGGCGTCAGGATCAATAAAAAGATCCCTAACATTAACACTGCATAAGGTCTTAATTGCGTTACCCCATGAAAAATTATTCCTAACCGGGTGGGTAGGGCTCCCGTATAACCTGAGCCATTTTTTACCAACCATAGGCCAATTCCAAGGATGATCACTGCTGCAGAGATATAAACCCCAACTTGCAAAATTCGGCCAATCAATAATTCGACGTGATTCATTTCCTTTTGTTTAGCATTCATCTAGAAGTTCACCCCAAATCCTTTTAAAACCATTTGTAAGCCCATGTACAGCAACACGGGGATGAAGATTAAGCGAATCCAACGGGGACGGAGGTGTTGCATGATTCGGCTCCCTAATTGGGCCCCAAATAAAATTCCGATTGCTAAGGGACCCGCAATGTCAGCATGAATCGAACCATTAAAGAAGTATACCATTGCACTGGCTGCCGCGGTTACCCCCATCATTAAGTTGCTGGTTGCACTAGAAGGTTTCAACGGCATCTTCATAATGTTATCCATTGCCATCACCTTGAAAGCCCCGCTTCCAATTCCTAAAAGTCCGCTGGCTAAGCCTGCACCAAACATCACCGCTGAGCCTCCCGGAACGTTTTCCACTTGGTAGTCAATTTGCTTTTGCAAAGCTTTATCATAATAACTACCACTAAGGTTAAGTCGGTTAGCTAACCGATCATTTTTGGCGCTGCCCTCTTCGCTACCACCTTGTCGTAATTTTCGGTACATGTTCCAACTGGAAAAAACTAAAAATGATCCAAAGAGTACGTAAAGAACCGTAGAATTGAAAATCCCAGTCATAATGGCCCCTACAATCGCTCCAACCGTGGTTGCAATTTCCAAAAACATGGCCACCCGTAAGTTAAGCATCTCGTCCTTTAGGTAGGCAATCGTAGCCCCCGAACTAGTTGCAATAACGGCGATAATACTTGCCCCAATCGCGTATTTTATATCTAACCCCATCCCAATCGTTAGGACCGGCGTGATGATCATTCCCCCGCCAATCCCGAGGATGGCACCGAACACTCCGGCTAGTAAACCGACCAGCAATAAAATGATTAAGTGACTTGCCATAAACTCTAACTCTCCTTCTGCTTGTTTGAAATTCTTAAAAATACTAACCATTCTTAATTAGTATTTTAGTCTAAAAAACAAGAAAGGTTGGGAAAAAATTTCCCAACCTCTACATGTTAATACTTAATTCTGTTTGGGCTAAGCATGTCCCTAAATTGTTAAAGCTTATTTATCTTTGTCTTGGGTAGTAGCATCGTCAGAGTGATGTTCCGATTCGCTGCCTTCCCCTGAACTACTGCTTGATGAACTTGAACTAGCCGCCTTATCGGCATTTTCTGGAAGTTCTGGTGCATCGGTTACGTAATCGTCAACCGTGGACCGACCATGATTTTGTTCAAGCAGACTAGTTTTGGACTTTTGAGCCTTTTTCAAATTCTTAAGTGCGCTCTTCTTTGTGTAACTATAGTCCGACTTATTGACCTTCTTGAACCAATCTAAGTCCGCAAATCGTAGTAAATCGCCATTGATGATTCGATCGGAATAATTCAACTCATCATTAACGTACTGTTGAATTTGTTTAACTTCACGTTTTTGCTTAGCCGTTTCGTCGGTAATTTGTTCACCGCTGGCCGTGTAATACAGGTCCCCGCCGTACTTGGTATATTTCTTAGAAACAAAATCGCCATTACGGAAGGCCACGATTTGGTTGTACTGCTTAGAATTAATGTCGTGTCCAAATTGGTAAGCCCCCGGCGTATCAATTCCTAAGAGGTTCAATAGGGTCGGCATTACGTCAATTTCACCACTGTAGTTGTGGTTAACGCCACCTTTCAGACCCGGAGCGTGAATCATAAACGGTACCTTTTGGAACATCGCCAAATCATAGTTAGTGACCCCTTTTAACCCTAAAATCTTGGCAATTGCGGGTTTATGGTTGTTCGAAATTCCGTAATGGTCCCCGTACATCATGATTAAACTCTTATCGTAGAGCCCGGTCTTCTTCAAGTAACTGATTAGCTCTCCAACCGCTTGGTCAAGGTAATGGGCTGTTTGCACATACGGGTCGACGGTTGAATCTCCGGTTTCCCACGGATCAATAGAAACGTTTTTCTTTTCGATTCCGTACGGATAGTGGTTAGAAACCGTGATTAATTTTGCGTAGAACGGCTGTGGAAGTTCTTCAAGGAATTTCGCGGACTGTTGTAAGAACAACTTATCCTTCATTCCGTATCCACTTACGTAATCCTTCTTCAACGAGTAGTATTGCTTACTGAAGAAGTACTGGTAACCAAATGATTTATAAGCGTTATCCCGGTTCCAGAAACTAGCTACGTCCCCATGAAAGGCAGCGGTCGTGTAGCCGTGCTGATCCATAATTGCAGGCATGGACTGGAAGGTGTTGGTAGTACCATCCGTAACCATCGCTGATCCTTCAGGTAATCCAAACAACGAATTTTCTAACATCATCTCGGCGTCGGCCGTCTTTCCTTGTCCAACTTGGTTAAAGAAGTTGTCATAAGCTAGCGTGTTCTTGTCATTGTAAAACTTATTGATGTTAGGGGTAATTTCCTTTCCCTTCCACTTTTGGTTAATGACAAACTGTTGCAAACTTTCCAAGTGAATAATAATTACGTTCTTACCCTTAGCCACACCCTTATATTCGATGTTAGCTGGAACGTTATTTTTCTTTAAAAATTCATTAATTGGTTTTAATTGGGAACTTTTAGCTTCTTTTTTCTTATTGCTATTTTGAACGGTCTTAACCCCGTCATATAGCGTAAAGCTTTGTAGTCCCAAATATTTAACAATGTAGTTATTATCAAACGTCCGAGTCAGGAGACCGGAACGGTTTGAATAAGCAAGGGCCAAGTTAGCAGCTAGCACCCCAATTGACAGGATGGTGACTGCTAACGAGTTAACCAACTTAAAGCGTTGCTGATCAATTTTGGCAAAGCCAAACGCTAAAATGGCAATCACAAAGATTACGTCAACAAATACCAAAAAGTCGGTCGGCCGCAGGATTCCCATCAAACTTTTTCCCAAGTTATCTGATGCGGCACCCGACCCCTTAATTAAGTTAAAGGTGATAAAATCTGAAAACTCTCGGTAGTACAAAATGTTAGCAAATAGCCAGGTTGACAAGATTGCATCCATTACAATCATGTACCAGTAGGCCCATTTGCCCCGGATATATAATCCAATTCCAAATAATAGAATGGCAAAGCCAAGGGGGCTGATGGCTAAAATTAATTCCTGCATCCCACCTTGAACACCTAACGTAAATTTAGTTTGGTACGCAATGTATGATTTCAGCCAAAACAGCCCGGTAATCAACATAAAGAACCCAAACTTAGTGTTCAATCCCTGGCGAAACTTACCCCATAAACGATTCATGCTATCGTTCCTCCACATGATATTTCTTAAATAACTTATCCATTATAGCCCATAATTTACTTAATTGGCCGCTTGAATCGGTTACTTTAGAAAGTTTTATTTTTTAAAGTTTTGCGGTGAGTTCTACGTCAGGATACTTACCTTTGAACCAACGTTCCGCGAATTGATTTTCGAATAGGAAGAGCGGTTGTCCAGCACGGTCCTTCACCAACAAATTCCGGGAAGACGACATTTTTTCGTCCAACTGTTCCGGGTTGATCCAACGGGCAATTTTCTTGCCCATTGGCTGCATTACCACTTCCGAATTATATTCGTTTTGCATCCGGAATTGGAACACTTCGAATTGCAATTGTCCCACGGCACCGAGGATGTAATCCCCCGTAGTGTAGTTAGTGTATAACTGTACTGCACCTTCTTGGACTAACTGTTGAATTCC encodes:
- the secA2 gene encoding accessory Sec system translocase SecA2 — translated: MRFDFNDFRLRKYSKITKKILALDEEYQKLTDEQLQAKTTIFREKLAQGASLDSILIDAYATIREADYRILGLKPFENQVLGGVILHYGAVAQMNTGEGKTLTATMPMYLNGLTGPGNFLVTVNGYLANRDAEEIGKVYHWMGLTSAAGVSPDDEELDMHEVYSNDIVYTTNSAIGFDYLTDNLVENASDKKLNDLNFALVDEVDSVLLDAAQTPLVISGSPRVQSNLFNSTDRIVKSLQKDKDYEFSDDLKNVWFTKKGIQHLEEYLGIENLISKKWSDLYRHLVLALQANYTIKRNQDYVVVDNQVLLLDSENGRALTGMKRESGIHQAMEAKEEVTLSDQTRAMASITLQNFFKMFKKLSGMTGTAITSAREFMEVYNLPVLKVPTHKPNIRIDRPDVVYATMDEKIQATVKMVKEAYEIQRPVLLKTGSLSLSRLYSRVLLKNGIVHNVLNAQSESKEALIVADAGQAGAITVATSMAGRGTDIKLGPGVKEKGGLLVIGTERMNSRRVDDQLRGRAGRQGDPGESIFLVSLDDKVVIENAPEWVEKYRIRLEQDLKNGRRKFGEPLRGRRAKNIVERAQQAADAKAESGRKSSVKMDDILRIQREMIYSFRDYVMADGELGEITQRIWEDFFKLYAREKDITRDKLTDFIVNNLNYNYSDNHFDQNILNEPSQLEQYVSGIAKQKWEQQKTILSTKFQQNYLKRLSVLKALDVAWIEQVDNLSQLKKVVSNRALGQHNPVFEYEKEAMNSFKQMKKSFWQNTIKYMLLSELVVEKDESIRVEFP
- a CDS encoding zinc ribbon domain-containing protein, which codes for MVQSAVVENDSDAFSVSLLAFWIKGSITIDDAFLRVNMPNTIFFGLIPAGKQKDSSPLSGITNVYTSKSYKLSSIFLGLLIAAVEVAFMGSSFFTALIAILVGVLLIGSGIRTTFNYERSGISKTIDLPFFEAHHSEELEEKITQKLATYQADRNVRAQTDRTIQQGTQNTQQIVNAVSGDANNAAPQASAFCGSCGAPLAEGAKFCNKCGAQAN
- a CDS encoding DUF1634 domain-containing protein, whose protein sequence is MNAKQKEMNHVELLIGRILQVGVYISAAVIILGIGLWLVKNGSGYTGALPTRLGIIFHGVTQLRPYAVLMLGIFLLILTPVLRVVVSIYAFAKEGDRLYVTITTIVLVILIIGMTIGYQG
- a CDS encoding sulfite exporter TauE/SafE family protein, translating into MASHLIILLLVGLLAGVFGAILGIGGGMIITPVLTIGMGLDIKYAIGASIIAVIATSSGATIAYLKDEMLNLRVAMFLEIATTVGAIVGAIMTGIFNSTVLYVLFGSFLVFSSWNMYRKLRQGGSEEGSAKNDRLANRLNLSGSYYDKALQKQIDYQVENVPGGSAVMFGAGLASGLLGIGSGAFKVMAMDNIMKMPLKPSSATSNLMMGVTAAASAMVYFFNGSIHADIAGPLAIGILFGAQLGSRIMQHLRPRWIRLIFIPVLLYMGLQMVLKGFGVNF
- a CDS encoding LTA synthase family protein encodes the protein MNRLWGKFRQGLNTKFGFFMLITGLFWLKSYIAYQTKFTLGVQGGMQELILAISPLGFAILLFGIGLYIRGKWAYWYMIVMDAILSTWLFANILYYREFSDFITFNLIKGSGAASDNLGKSLMGILRPTDFLVFVDVIFVIAILAFGFAKIDQQRFKLVNSLAVTILSIGVLAANLALAYSNRSGLLTRTFDNNYIVKYLGLQSFTLYDGVKTVQNSNKKKEAKSSQLKPINEFLKKNNVPANIEYKGVAKGKNVIIIHLESLQQFVINQKWKGKEITPNINKFYNDKNTLAYDNFFNQVGQGKTADAEMMLENSLFGLPEGSAMVTDGTTNTFQSMPAIMDQHGYTTAAFHGDVASFWNRDNAYKSFGYQYFFSKQYYSLKKDYVSGYGMKDKLFLQQSAKFLEELPQPFYAKLITVSNHYPYGIEKKNVSIDPWETGDSTVDPYVQTAHYLDQAVGELISYLKKTGLYDKSLIMMYGDHYGISNNHKPAIAKILGLKGVTNYDLAMFQKVPFMIHAPGLKGGVNHNYSGEIDVMPTLLNLLGIDTPGAYQFGHDINSKQYNQIVAFRNGDFVSKKYTKYGGDLYYTASGEQITDETAKQKREVKQIQQYVNDELNYSDRIINGDLLRFADLDWFKKVNKSDYSYTKKSALKNLKKAQKSKTSLLEQNHGRSTVDDYVTDAPELPENADKAASSSSSSSSSGEGSESEHHSDDATTQDKDK